ATTATTCCTTCTGCGCAGGATCTTGCTGGAGCAGAAATCGAGATGGTGCATATCGACAATCGAGAATTCCGCCTCTTCAACGTGCTCCGTCAAGTCAGATCATATTATGATTATATTTTGATCGACAGCCCTCCATCTCTCGGACTCCTCACGATCAACGGGCTCGTCGCGTGCGATGAAGTGATCATCCCTGTGCAGACAGAATACTATGCACTCGAGGGACTCTCGCAGTTGCTCGGTACCATTGAACTTGTTCGTGAACATCTCCAGCCGAAACTGAAAATTATGGGTGCGCTCCTCACGATGTATGACAGACGTAATCGTCTTTCTCGTCAGGTGATTTCTGAAGTGCGGGCACATTTTCCTGGACCGGTTTTTGAAAACGTTATTCCTCGTTCTGTCCGTCTCGCCGAAGCCCCAAGTTTCGGAAAATCTATTCTTGATTTTGATGCCTTTTCCAAAGGAGCACGTGCGTACAAGGGAGTCGTGCGCGAAATATTGAGATGGGATGAAGAAGCTGAGGAAGAACAGAGAAAATTGAAAGTACTATAAGAATTTTCAATTTCTAATTTTCAATTTTCAAACAATGGTTCAATTCTTTAGTTAAAAAATTTAGAAATTTCATCATTGGAAATTGTTTAGAAATTAGAAATTAATAATTAGAAATTATATTTCAACATTATGGCACAACAATATGGACTCGGGAGGGGACTTGCCTCACTTATACCACCCAAGAAAACTGATGAGAATACTGTAGCGTCTTCCCCGCTTCCAAACAATCATATCATCACGCCACACGAAAACGGATATCATCCTGCCGAGATGATGTCGGTGTCTGCGCCTACCCAAACGGTGCCAACAACAGTACTAGGAACCGGTGTCCAGGAAGTAGCTCTTGAGAAAATAGTACCGAATCCACATCAGCCGAGACTGTCATTTGATGAAGTGAAATTGCAAGAGCTCGCAGACTCCATCAAAGAGCATGGCATTCTCCAACCACTCGTTGTGAGTCCGAGTACCAAAGAAGGTGAGTATGAGATCATTGCTGGCGAACGTCGTTTTCGCGCCGCCAAAAAAGCAGGACTCACGACAGTACCAGTGATCGTCCGTGATGTGGATGAACAAGAAAAACTCGAACTCGCTATCATAGAAAATATTCAGCGACATGATCTCAATCCGATCGAAGAGGCCAAATCATTTCTTCGTCTTGCTGATGAATTCAATCTCTCTCAAGAAGCCGTCGCCAAAAAGATGGGGAAGAGTCGGAGTACGGTTGCAAACACGCTCCGTCTTCTCCAGCTTCCGATAGAAATACAGCGTGCCGTATCAGAGGGAAGGATCACCGAAGGACATGCTAAAGCCCTTCTCGCTATTGAAAATCCTGAGAAACAACGGGCTGTATTTGAGCTTATTATAAAGGAAGAATTGACTGTGCGTGAGACAGAGACCAGGGTTCAGAGTATCTCGGTCAAACCGTATGTGAGAAGTGCTGTTTCTCTCAATCCAGAACTTCTTGAACGGACAGAACACCTGACTCAAGTTCTCGGAACCAAGGTCAAAATCACTCCATCAGGCAAAGGAGGTAAGGTCATTATCGAATACTACGCACCA
This genomic stretch from Candidatus Moraniibacteriota bacterium harbors:
- a CDS encoding AAA family ATPase, translated to MAKIIGFINQKGGVGKTTSTINIATYLAEAGKKVLLVDLDPQGNASSGLGINARSLKKNLYHAMILGNPPQEIILRTETEGMHIIPSAQDLAGAEIEMVHIDNREFRLFNVLRQVRSYYDYILIDSPPSLGLLTINGLVACDEVIIPVQTEYYALEGLSQLLGTIELVREHLQPKLKIMGALLTMYDRRNRLSRQVISEVRAHFPGPVFENVIPRSVRLAEAPSFGKSILDFDAFSKGARAYKGVVREILRWDEEAEEEQRKLKVL
- a CDS encoding ParB/RepB/Spo0J family partition protein: MAQQYGLGRGLASLIPPKKTDENTVASSPLPNNHIITPHENGYHPAEMMSVSAPTQTVPTTVLGTGVQEVALEKIVPNPHQPRLSFDEVKLQELADSIKEHGILQPLVVSPSTKEGEYEIIAGERRFRAAKKAGLTTVPVIVRDVDEQEKLELAIIENIQRHDLNPIEEAKSFLRLADEFNLSQEAVAKKMGKSRSTVANTLRLLQLPIEIQRAVSEGRITEGHAKALLAIENPEKQRAVFELIIKEELTVRETETRVQSISVKPYVRSAVSLNPELLERTEHLTQVLGTKVKITPSGKGGKVIIEYYAPEDLDGLLRRLEE